TCGGCCATGACCCGGGCTCGTTTGGCCTGGATGTCGGCGGCGGTGCCGAAGTACACCGACGCCGGTGTGTGCAGGCCGAGCGCGGAATGGCGGTGCTCGTGGCGCAGGTAGTCGAAGAAGTCTTTGCACCAGGTGCGGGCGTGCTCGATCGAGTCGAACCGTTCGGGAAAATCGTTGCGGTACTTCAGCGTTTTGAACTGGGATTCGCTGAACGGGTTGTCGTTTGACACCCGTGGGCGCGAGTGGCTGCGCGCCACGCCGAGGTCGATTAGCAGCTGGGCGACGTTCTTCGACGTCATCGCCGAACCCCGGTCGGCGTGGATCGCGCCGGGCCGCCCGTGTAGCGCGGTCAGCTCGGCCATCCAGTCCTGGGCGATGTCGGCGTCCTCGTGGTACTCGACGCGCCAGCCGACGGGGTAGCGGCTGAAGATGTCCAGCATCACGTAGAGCTGGTAGAACTCGCCGCGCACCGGTCCCGCCAATTTGGTGATGTCCCAGGACCACACGTCGTTGGGTTGGTGGGCGACCAGCTCGGGTTTGACCCGCGGCGGGTGTGTGGCTACCCGCCGCCGTTCGCGGGTCATGTTGTGCGTGCGCAGGATCCGGTACATCGTGGACTGCGAGCACAGGTAGACGCCCTCGTCGAGCAGCTCGGCCCACACTTGGGCGACCGCCTTGTCGGCGAAGCGCGGCTGGCACAACACCGTAAGGATCTGCGTGCGCTCGGCCGCGTCGAGCGCATTGGGCGGCGGTCCGCTCGGCCCGGGTTTGCGGCGTGGACCGGCAGGGCGGTTGCGCTGCCGATACAGGCTCGCGCGCGGCTTGCCCAGCAGCGCGCACGCCTTCGCGGTCGAGGTCAGCCGCTCCACCTCGGGCAGCAACTGTGCGATCACTTCTTCGACCCGGGCCGCGTGCCCGTGCTCTCGGAGAGCGTCTCCAAGAGCGCGTGTGCTTTTCCCACCAGATCCAACGCGGCCCTCGTGCGTTCAAGCTCGGCCTCGGCCCGTTCGGCCCGCTTCCGTAGCCGTTCGATCTCGGCCTGGTCGCGGTCCTTACCACGACCGCCTGACCGGGCCAGCCCGTCCAACGCGCCCGCGTCGCGCGCTCGGCGCCACTCCACGATGTGCGATGAGTACAGGCCCTCACGCCGAAGCAGCGCACCCCGCGCACCCGGCTCGGTCAACGCGTCGTACTCGGCCACAATGGCCGCCTTGTACTCCGGGGTGAAGTTGCGCCGCCGGGGACGATCCGCCCGCGGACCCTGGGCCGAATCGGTTCCCACGCCTTCATCATCGGCGCTACCCTTCCGGACCTCAGCCAAAGTCGCCGTCATTGTTCGTTGCAATCCTTACTTGCCCTCAATACCTGGTCAGATATTTTCGAACCCTGCTGTCTCAACTAACCCTGCCAGAGAGGGCGACAGCACGGGGTCTGGATTCATCTCCGAGGCTCATCCCTTCGATCACAGGTTTCCGCCGGCCGCGGCTATGCGGCGGGCGTGATTCTGGCCGGCCTCCCGCAGCGCGCCCTCGTTATGCCGAATGGTTTCGGCGATCGTGCGCAGGACGTGGTAGAGCCTCATCGACTCGGCGTTCCAGCGCTCCACCACATCCTTGAACCGCGCGGCCGCAAGCCCACCCCACACCGACGGCGGCACACTGCTCATGCGGCCGATGAATGCCTGCAGCAACGCCCGGATCTCCTCGTTGCGGGCGTCCGTCTGTGCGGCGACCGCGCGCATCAGGTCAAAGTCGGTGTTCAGCGTGCTCATACCAACTACGACCGCGCCGACCGTCATTCGGTTCCATCCGATTGTGCTCATCCCACCGCATGCGCGGTCCGCACGGCCTGCTCACACACCGCCCGAACGGCGTCCTCGCCACCCGGCCTGCTCTGGCACCCGACGCTGATGCGGACCGCGCCGTCGAGCAACACCGTCCAGCGCACCTGATGTGCGGCGCGCACTTCGCGGTAGGTCACCGCGGGTCGCCCTGCGCTTACGCCCGCGGGATTGAAGTCGACGAACACGCCGGCCGGCTCCGCATCGATCGCCCGCTTCAACCGCTCCGCGGTACCACCGAGCGTTTCACGCGCGACCGGTGATTGCGTGACATGCAATGCCACCTCGGGGTCGGACGGCGAGGTGACCTGCACCCGGGCCGAGCCCGGCCCGGCGACCACCCGCTCTACGGGCCAGTTCGCGGGCACCGTCAACGCCATTCGGCCTTCCACCAGAAATGTCGTCGGCGCTATCTGCGCGGGCGCCCCGCCCTGACGGCCCAAAGCGGCGGCGGCCGGAGCCGCGAGGACGACGGCGGCGCCCGCAAGCCACGCCAGCCTCCCGGCGCGGGACCGCGCCGCAGATCCCGTCACGGATGGCCGGGCGGGCTCGTCCCGGGCCGCCTGGGCCGCCGCCCTGGCCAGCCGCGCCAGCCGAGCGTCGTCGACTTCCAGGACCCTGGTTCCACCACCGCGCACCGCGTCGGCGATCGACGCCGCGAGTGCCCCGGCCCCGGTGACCGTGCTCGGCGCGTCGATCAGCACGACCGCCGTCACTGCCGGCGTCATCCCGGAAATAACCCCTGCGACCTCCTCGGCGATCGGGTGAGCCCCCGTCCGTCGGGGTACGGCCGCCGCCTCGGCACCAACGACCATCACCATCCGATCGGCGATCTCCACCACCGTCACGTCCGACGAGGTTTCCGGCGATGCCCGCGTCAGCAGCCACGACCGCGGACGCGCGACGATGTCATCGGGGTGGTCGACCAGGGTCTGCGCGGCGGCGGTGACCACGCCGACGCGAGATGCGGGCCACCACGACGGATGCAGGACGAGGATGCCTTCGCGGTGCCCACAGTCCAGTGATCGCAGCGTGGCGCGCCACAGCGAGTCCACGGCGACCGGGCGCTCATCCACCAGTGCCACCGCGTCGTCTACCGCGCCCAACGCGGCCCGACACATCTGGGCCAGCTCATGCCCGGCGACCACACCTGTGCCACAACACAATCGGCGTACGGTGCCCGGACCCGCCTCGATCACCGCGCGGTGTGCGGTCATAAAGGTGGGCTCCAGGCCACCTGCACGAGCTGCTCGTCACCGCCGCGGGTCACCAGGAGGCCCCGGCCCGGCGGCAGCGCTCCCGGGCGGACGGACCCGAACAGGGCACCCTCGTCCGGCCGCCCGCTCATCATCAGTCCCATGCATCCGTGGTCACGCAGGCCGGCAAGCAGCGGCTCGAACAAGGCCCGCGCGGCACCCCCACTGCGCCGTGCGAGGATCAAATGAAGCCCGAGATCTCTTGCGTGCGGTAGATATTCGAGGATTGCGGACAACGGGTTGCCCGATGGCAAGGCGACCAAGTCATAGTCATCGACCACGACGTAGAGGTCCGGCCCGGACCACCAGGACCTGGCTCGCAATTGCGCCGGACTCACCTGTGGCGGGGGCATCCGCGCAGCGAGCAAGTCGAGCACACCCGGCAGCACGGCACCTAATGCCGCCGGCGACATGGCATAGCCGCCAAGATGTTCCGACTCGACGACTCCCAGCAGGGTCCGCCGAAAGTCGACGATGAACAGCCGGGCTTGCGCGGCGGTCTTGGTTCGGACGACCTCCCGGCACAGGGTCCGTAACGTGGTGGTCTTTCCGCACTCGGTGTCCCCGAGGATCAGCAGATGCTCATGGTCGAGATCGACTGCGACCGGCCGTAGTCGGCGCTCCTCGAGGCCAAGCAGGATGCGCGTGCGCAGCTCGTCGTCGGCGCGATCGACCACGCTGCCGTGGTCGACCTGGGTGGGCAGCAGCGGTATCGGGGGGGCCGCGAAACCCGGGCTCGACTCGAACCCGTCCAGCCGGGGCAACGCGATCATCATGTGCAACCCGTCGTGGGAAAGGCCGCGGCCCGGTCTGTCGACG
This is a stretch of genomic DNA from Mycobacterium lacus. It encodes these proteins:
- a CDS encoding IS3 family transposase; the protein is MIAQLLPEVERLTSTAKACALLGKPRASLYRQRNRPAGPRRKPGPSGPPPNALDAAERTQILTVLCQPRFADKAVAQVWAELLDEGVYLCSQSTMYRILRTHNMTRERRRVATHPPRVKPELVAHQPNDVWSWDITKLAGPVRGEFYQLYVMLDIFSRYPVGWRVEYHEDADIAQDWMAELTALHGRPGAIHADRGSAMTSKNVAQLLIDLGVARSHSRPRVSNDNPFSESQFKTLKYRNDFPERFDSIEHARTWCKDFFDYLRHEHRHSALGLHTPASVYFGTAADIQAKRARVMADAYAANPNRFSSPPQPPKLPTAAWINPPTPQPKIVST
- a CDS encoding WXG100 family type VII secretion target, whose translation is MSTLNTDFDLMRAVAAQTDARNEEIRALLQAFIGRMSSVPPSVWGGLAAARFKDVVERWNAESMRLYHVLRTIAETIRHNEGALREAGQNHARRIAAAGGNL
- a CDS encoding transposase — encoded protein: MTATLAEVRKGSADDEGVGTDSAQGPRADRPRRRNFTPEYKAAIVAEYDALTEPGARGALLRREGLYSSHIVEWRRARDAGALDGLARSGGRGKDRDQAEIERLRKRAERAEAELERTRAALDLVGKAHALLETLSESTGTRPGSKK
- a CDS encoding type VII secretion-associated protein, whose product is MTAHRAVIEAGPGTVRRLCCGTGVVAGHELAQMCRAALGAVDDAVALVDERPVAVDSLWRATLRSLDCGHREGILVLHPSWWPASRVGVVTAAAQTLVDHPDDIVARPRSWLLTRASPETSSDVTVVEIADRMVMVVGAEAAAVPRRTGAHPIAEEVAGVISGMTPAVTAVVLIDAPSTVTGAGALAASIADAVRGGGTRVLEVDDARLARLARAAAQAARDEPARPSVTGSAARSRAGRLAWLAGAAVVLAAPAAAALGRQGGAPAQIAPTTFLVEGRMALTVPANWPVERVVAGPGSARVQVTSPSDPEVALHVTQSPVARETLGGTAERLKRAIDAEPAGVFVDFNPAGVSAGRPAVTYREVRAAHQVRWTVLLDGAVRISVGCQSRPGGEDAVRAVCEQAVRTAHAVG